In the Leptospiraceae bacterium genome, one interval contains:
- a CDS encoding response regulator transcription factor has protein sequence MNGLTENKQITKTSIFINPLDENLSERQKEILNLISLGFNYRDIADELNISPHTVRRHTENIYQKLRVNKKLRQSENTINN, from the coding sequence ATGAATGGTCTTACGGAGAATAAGCAAATTACAAAAACAAGTATTTTTATTAATCCTTTAGATGAAAATTTGTCGGAAAGACAAAAAGAAATTTTAAATTTAATCTCACTAGGCTTTAATTATAGGGACATTGCAGATGAATTAAATATTAGTCCTCATACCGTTAGGCGACACACTGAAAACATTTATCAAAAATTAAGGGTAAACAAAAAACTGAGGCAATCAGAAAATACCATCAATAATTGA